Proteins from a single region of Melanotaenia boesemani isolate fMelBoe1 chromosome 3, fMelBoe1.pri, whole genome shotgun sequence:
- the nudt2 gene encoding bis(5'-nucleosyl)-tetraphosphatase [asymmetrical]: protein MAVRACGFIVFRRLVGSIPPPGSIEYLLLQTSYGEHHWTPPKGHVDPGEDDLTTALRETKEEAGLGSEHLQVIDSFVQELHYEVRGKPKEVLYWLAELRDPGAAVTLSDEHQDYRWAQLEEACTLARYKDLQDTLRAAQRHLEAQQEKQC from the exons ATGGCAGTACGAGCTTGTGGCTTTATAGTGTTTCGTCGTCTTGTCGGCTCCATACCCCCACCAGGCAGCATCGAATATCTCCTCTTACAGACTTCCTATGGGGAACACCACTGGACTCCACCCAAAG GCCACGTGGACCCAGGTGAGGATGACCTCACCACAGCTTTGAGAGAGACCAAGGAAGAGGCGGGGCTTGGCTCGGAGCATCTGCAGGTGATTGACAGTTTTGTTCAGGAGCTGCACTACGAGGTTCGTGGGAAACCCAAAGAGGTGCTGTACTGGCTGGCCGAGCTGAGAGACCCGGGAGCAGCTGTGACTTTGTCTGATGAGCACCAGGACTACCGCTGGGCCCAGCTGGAAGAGGCCTGCACTCTGGCCCGCTACAAGGACCTGCAGGACACACTGAGGGCAGCACAAAGACATTTAGAGGCTCAGCAGGAAAAACAGTGTTAG